The following are encoded in a window of Impatiens glandulifera chromosome 5, dImpGla2.1, whole genome shotgun sequence genomic DNA:
- the LOC124938816 gene encoding protein ALUMINUM SENSITIVE 3 — protein MEWEWEWVLDYLTGMIKPALALTAVLMAVALSYFEKLGLETDMIYSIFRAFLQLSIIGFVLQFIFTQQNPIWILLAYLFMVCVAGYTAGQRAKHVPNGKYIAGVSILVGTSLTMFILVILTVFPFTPRYIIPVAGMMVGNSMTTTGVTMKRLRDDIRSQMNLVETALALGATPRQAILQQVKRSLVIALSPVVDNCKTVGLISLPGAMTGLIMGGASPLEAIQLQIVVMNMLVGASTVSCIISTYLCWPNFFTDGYQLQENVFSSD, from the exons ATGGAATGGGAATGGGAATGGGTATTGGATTACTTAACCGGAATGATCAAACCAGCCTTAGCCCTAACCGCAGTTCTAATGGCAGTTGCATTATCCTACTTTGAAAAACTAGGTTTAGAAACCGACATGATCTATTCCATTTTCCGAGCTTTTCTTCAACTCTCAATCATCGGATTTGTTCTTCAATTCATCTTTACCCAACAAAATCCCATCTGGATTCTACTTGCATATCTCTTCATG GTTTGTGTAGCAGGGTATACAGCAGGACAAAGAGCAAAACATGTCCCAAATGGTAAATACATTGCCGGAGTTTCAATTCTCGTCGGAACATCACTAACCATGTTCATATTAGTTATCCTAACCGTCTTCCCTTTCACACCACGATACATAATTCCGGTCGCCGGAATGATGGTCGGAAACTCAATGACTACAACCGGAGTTACAATGAAAAGACTTCGAGATGATATTCGATCACAAATGAACTTGGTTGAGACTGCTTTGGCTTTAGGTGCAACACCTAGACAGGCAATATTACAACAAGTGAAGAGATCTTTGGTTATAGCACTTTCGCCGGTGGTTGATAATTGTAAGACTGTTGGATTGATATCTCTTCCCGGAGCAATGACCGGACTTATTATGGGTGGAGCTTCTCCTTTAGAAGCGATTCAATTACAGATTGTTGTTATGAATATGCTCGTCGGAGCGTCGACGGTGAGTTGTATTATTTCTACTTATTTATGTTGGCCTAACTTCTTTACCGACGGATATCAATTACAAGAAAATGTATTTTCTTCTGATTAG
- the LOC124939832 gene encoding uncharacterized protein LOC124939832, with product MNLLREAFKSHRLIRSGDHNQRLSSFLRNAPKPFSTEAPQQPSPDASSDSFLQSPTGVSYGRLTGMTKYTTKNDVINLLDECKLTYDDIKISYNRLYEPTAMTVQFSHRPGYDASIRILARKGRLYRMDRVDRSQWDSIRTMYGGRTVLLQGLPRTALVDDIERFLSGYQYDSKMQIFYRQELTDPVRMALVEFPSKIEATNAFITKNKGFCLNNQISMRVLE from the exons ATGAATCTTCTCAGAGAAGCATTCAAATCTCACCGCCTTATCCGATCCGGCGACCACAATCAGCGGTTATCTTCCTTCCTTCGCAATGCTCCAAAACCTTTCTCAACTGAAGCTCCTCAACAACCTAGCCCCGACGCTTCCTCTGATTCATTTCTCCAATCCCCTACTG GTGTTTCATACGGGAGATTGACTGGTATGACGAAATATACAACTAAGAATGATGTTATCAATTTGCTTGATGAATGTAAATTGACATatgatgatattaaaatatcatataacaGACTCTATGAGCCAACTGCAAT GACTGTTCAATTCTCGCATCGGCCAGGATATGATGCTTCCATCAGGATACTTGCGAGGAAAGGCCGATTATATAGAATGGATAGA GTTGATCGCAGTCAATGGGATAGTATTAGAACCATGTATGGTGGAAGAACG GTGTTACTTCAAGGACTCCCCCGAACTGCACTGGTTGATGATATTGAGCGATTCCTTTCTGGTTATCAATATGATTCCAAGATGCAGATTTTTTATAG GCAGGAGTTAACTGATCCTGTGAGGATGGCTCTAGTCGAATTTCCTTCGAAGATTGAGGCAACAAATGCATTCATTACGAAGAACAAAGGGTTTTGTCTCAACAATCAGATCTCGATGAGGGTTCTGGAGTAG
- the LOC124938914 gene encoding mannitol dehydrogenase-like: MGLHVTRRVFPFREGPSIIKNNEATERLGADSFLISSDPDQMKRRKIVVGSNIGGIKKTKEMINFAAKHFITAYIEVVSIDDVNIAMERLVKADVRYRFVIDIANTMKNKS; encoded by the exons ATGGGCCTTCACGTTACGCGAAGGGTCTTCCCATTTCGCGAAGGGCCTTCGATTATCAAGAATAATGAGGCGACTGAGAGGCTCGGTGCTGATTCGTTCTTGATTAGTAGTGATCCTGATCAGATGAAGA GAAGGAAGATAGTTGTTGGGAGTAATATTGGGGGAATAAAGAAGACTAAGGAGATGATTAATTTTGCTGCAAAACATTTTATAACTGCATATATTGAGGTTGTTTCGATCGATGATGTGAACATTGCAATGGAGCGATTGGTGAAGGCGGATGTGAGATACCGTTTTGTAATTGATATCGCTAACACTATGAAAAACAAGTCCTAA